In Deinococcus proteolyticus MRP, a single genomic region encodes these proteins:
- the ndk gene encoding nucleoside-diphosphate kinase, translating to MPTERTFAMIKPDGVRRGLTAEILRRIELKGYRTVGLKLYQIPRETAESHYGEHSAKPFFGELVDFITSGPVVAIALEGENAIAGWRSMMGATNPANAAPGTIRGDFATSVGENVTHGSDSPESAQRELALFFAEGELLK from the coding sequence ATGCCGACTGAAAGAACTTTTGCCATGATCAAACCCGACGGCGTGCGCCGTGGCCTGACCGCCGAAATCCTGCGCCGCATTGAACTCAAGGGCTACCGCACCGTGGGCCTCAAGCTGTACCAGATTCCCCGCGAAACTGCCGAAAGCCACTACGGTGAGCACAGCGCGAAGCCCTTTTTCGGTGAGCTGGTGGACTTCATCACCTCCGGCCCGGTGGTCGCCATCGCTCTGGAAGGCGAGAACGCCATTGCTGGCTGGCGCAGCATGATGGGCGCGACCAACCCCGCCAATGCGGCCCCCGGCACCATTCGTGGCGACTTTGCCACCAGCGTGGGCGAGAACGTGACCCACGGCAGCGACAGCCCTGAAAGTGCCCAGCGCGAACTGGCCCTGTTCTTCGCTGAGGGCGAACTGCTGAAGTAA
- a CDS encoding AI-2E family transporter — translation MISAPKPPNAFQYAWRSPWVRLVVFGLLAFAAYRFTGLISSILVNFAIAYLIAYIANPMLNWLERGRVPRGLGVLFVLLLFGGLLTVAGLLLGTIASQLIDLLRQLPQLVQNLEGWADSWIQWLSARGVTGLEDARAGMTETVQTYIRNLGDNLVPMLQRWLDPQGALLTSIATIGSVLGRLLIVMLMSVYLMLDYSRVNRAILKMFPRPWQPRVLEFADLAGTAIGGYVRGQLLIALFVGTVVALGLSLLGIPSALAIGFLAGAFNIIPYLGPIIGAIPAILLAAPMGITKVLLAVGVFLVANQVEGSFLSPIVLSKTTDLHPITVLLSILIGASVLGFAGALIAVPLVALGKLAVEKYYYSSRIYTEGP, via the coding sequence GTGATCTCTGCCCCCAAACCTCCCAACGCCTTTCAGTACGCCTGGCGTAGTCCCTGGGTCCGGTTGGTCGTCTTCGGCCTGCTGGCTTTCGCTGCCTACCGCTTCACTGGCCTGATCAGTTCCATTCTGGTCAACTTCGCCATTGCTTACCTGATCGCCTATATCGCCAACCCCATGCTCAACTGGCTGGAGCGCGGCCGGGTGCCGCGTGGGCTGGGTGTCCTGTTTGTGCTGCTGCTGTTCGGCGGTCTGCTGACCGTGGCCGGCTTGCTGCTGGGCACCATTGCCAGTCAGCTGATTGACCTGCTGCGGCAGCTGCCCCAGCTGGTCCAGAACCTCGAAGGCTGGGCTGACAGCTGGATTCAGTGGCTCAGCGCACGCGGTGTCACCGGCCTGGAAGACGCCCGGGCCGGCATGACCGAAACCGTCCAGACCTACATCCGCAACCTGGGCGACAACCTGGTGCCTATGCTGCAGCGCTGGCTGGACCCGCAGGGGGCGCTGCTCACTTCTATCGCCACCATCGGCAGCGTGCTGGGCCGCCTGCTGATCGTCATGCTGATGAGCGTGTACCTGATGCTGGACTACAGCCGGGTGAACCGGGCCATACTGAAGATGTTCCCCCGCCCCTGGCAACCCCGCGTGCTGGAATTCGCCGACCTGGCCGGCACCGCCATCGGCGGTTACGTGCGCGGGCAGCTGCTGATTGCGCTGTTCGTGGGCACAGTGGTGGCCCTGGGCCTCAGCCTGCTGGGCATTCCCAGTGCGCTGGCCATCGGCTTTTTGGCGGGCGCGTTCAATATCATCCCTTACCTGGGGCCGATTATCGGGGCCATTCCGGCCATCTTGCTGGCCGCACCGATGGGAATCACCAAAGTGCTGCTGGCCGTGGGCGTGTTCCTGGTGGCCAACCAGGTGGAAGGCAGCTTCCTCAGCCCCATCGTGCTGTCCAAGACCACCGACCTGCACCCCATTACCGTGCTGCTCAGCATCCTGATTGGGGCCAGCGTACTGGGCTTCGCCGGCGCCCTGATTGCCGTGCCGCTCGTGGCGCTGGGCAAACTGGCCGTAGAGAAGTATTACTACTCGTCGAGAATCTATACCGAAGGCCCGTAG
- a CDS encoding VOC family protein, translated as MALKHVSFLTRDLDRTLAFYALLGAQPLKRLRTAEGYSRAVLDLGGGRVQFFQIAGETPAPHAHWAEHLALEVPDLLAVVAQLGNAGHHLTREVQLSPGGRPMAFVQDPDGRSVELLQQDGERSDRARPD; from the coding sequence ATGGCTCTTAAGCACGTCTCGTTTCTAACCCGCGACCTCGACCGGACCCTGGCGTTCTACGCTCTGCTGGGCGCTCAGCCGCTCAAGCGCCTGCGGACAGCCGAGGGGTACAGCCGTGCCGTACTGGACCTGGGCGGCGGACGGGTGCAGTTCTTCCAGATTGCAGGAGAGACACCGGCTCCTCATGCGCACTGGGCCGAACACCTGGCGCTGGAGGTGCCCGACCTGCTGGCCGTGGTGGCGCAGCTAGGGAACGCTGGCCACCACCTGACCCGCGAGGTTCAGCTCAGCCCCGGCGGACGCCCGATGGCCTTTGTGCAGGACCCGGACGGCCGCTCAGTGGAACTGCTCCAGCAGGATGGAGAGCGCTCTGACCGAGCACGGCCTGACTGA
- a CDS encoding chlorite dismutase family protein — translation MTNPEDQASAQPSEPHIQASDTQAPPAPQGEAGGQPMQPSGPAVAARKAGRGRMVDLDPSGQVGQKVPDQQQRQFLSYAFYKLDPAFRRLPQAEREEIKAEFLAAVEGWTKDAPAPKGLIQRTYSLVGVRGDVDFMLWRIAFDPADFQDAQARLNRTRLMGYLTQPYTYLSMQKRSQYVVRIEGSGHGLEMLPGKGKYLFIYPFVKKREWYDLTPYARQGMMDEHIYASEPFKGVRINTSYSYGIDDQEFVVAFDSDYPQEFVDLVHRLRYTEASNYTLQDTPMFTCIRKDMPEIMGDLG, via the coding sequence ATGACCAACCCTGAAGACCAGGCCAGCGCCCAGCCATCCGAACCCCACATCCAGGCCTCCGACACCCAGGCTCCCCCTGCCCCGCAGGGTGAGGCCGGTGGTCAGCCGATGCAGCCCAGCGGCCCCGCCGTCGCCGCCCGCAAAGCTGGACGGGGCCGCATGGTGGACCTGGACCCCAGTGGCCAAGTGGGCCAGAAAGTCCCCGACCAGCAGCAGCGCCAATTCCTGAGTTACGCTTTTTACAAGCTGGACCCTGCTTTCCGCCGCCTGCCCCAGGCCGAGCGTGAGGAAATCAAGGCCGAGTTTCTGGCAGCGGTAGAAGGCTGGACCAAAGACGCCCCCGCACCCAAGGGCCTGATTCAGCGCACCTACTCACTGGTCGGCGTGCGCGGCGACGTGGACTTTATGCTGTGGCGCATCGCCTTTGACCCGGCCGACTTTCAGGATGCTCAGGCCCGGCTCAACCGCACCCGCCTGATGGGTTACCTGACCCAGCCCTACACCTACCTCAGCATGCAAAAGCGCAGTCAGTACGTGGTCCGTATCGAGGGCAGCGGGCATGGCCTGGAAATGCTGCCGGGCAAGGGCAAGTACCTGTTTATCTATCCCTTCGTGAAAAAACGGGAATGGTACGACCTGACCCCCTACGCCCGCCAGGGCATGATGGATGAGCACATCTACGCTTCCGAGCCGTTCAAGGGAGTGCGCATCAACACCAGCTACAGCTACGGCATCGACGACCAGGAGTTCGTGGTGGCCTTCGATTCCGACTACCCGCAGGAGTTCGTGGACCTGGTTCACCGCCTGCGCTACACCGAGGCCAGCAATTACACCCTGCAGGACACGCCCATGTTTACCTGCATTCGCAAGGACATGCCCGAGATTATGGGCGACCTGGGCTGA
- a CDS encoding ABC transporter substrate-binding protein: MKKPAILLTTLALMLAACDTKTTTTTETTSGTSTETSGASTSSTDASATSTDASGTTSLAGGAGKSSKDTLVIQESSDVPTMDPGTSYDTSSGALLENMYETLVTYKGTSIDEFEGLLATDWKEEEGGKRYRFTLRPDVKFHSGNPFTCADAEYTFQRNLVTNGAESGNWFLAESLLGTGANANDDKNITWKQIDDAVQCDGETLVFNLPKVDPAFISKLAYTGQAIVDSKHAKEIGEWDGTEATWKDAVGADLAQSALAKDPSGTGPYQLVSADANTMTFKAFDGYWGGAAPIKNVVRQLVPEEASRVQAFLNGDADRVEFPSREVIDTQVKGQPGVIVEDDVPALGAYAFLMNMNLEGSTNIGSGKWGDGVPTNFFQDANMRKCFVNAFNYDQYIEQVQLGKGQKRNFMLPPEFMGYDESIAPANYDMAAAEEACKAAHGGAAWENGFTVNAAYREGSKSMQTALEILKQNIEQLNPKFKINVVGKQWSEIIDQKNKEVIVYGGWAPDYADPDNFVHTMYHSEGYYAPRSGIKDAEIDKWIDEARSTTDVEKRKALYKQVAQKAMDESYFIILPVAVSQNVYRDNLQGKTKDKENPMLAGGWRWKDLSKTQ, translated from the coding sequence ATGAAAAAACCTGCCATCCTGCTGACCACCCTGGCCCTGATGCTGGCCGCCTGCGACACCAAGACCACCACGACCACCGAGACTACCTCGGGCACCAGCACCGAAACGTCGGGAGCCAGCACGAGCAGCACCGACGCTTCCGCCACCTCAACCGATGCTTCGGGCACCACCAGCTTGGCGGGCGGCGCTGGCAAGTCCAGCAAGGACACCCTGGTGATTCAGGAGTCGTCGGACGTACCTACCATGGACCCCGGCACCTCCTACGACACTTCCAGCGGTGCACTGCTGGAGAACATGTATGAAACCCTGGTCACCTACAAGGGCACCTCCATTGACGAGTTCGAGGGCCTGCTGGCCACCGACTGGAAGGAAGAAGAAGGTGGCAAGCGCTACCGCTTCACCCTGCGCCCCGACGTGAAGTTCCACAGCGGCAACCCCTTTACCTGCGCCGACGCCGAGTACACCTTCCAGCGCAACCTGGTGACCAACGGTGCCGAGTCGGGCAACTGGTTCCTGGCCGAGTCGCTGCTGGGCACGGGTGCCAACGCCAATGACGACAAGAACATCACCTGGAAGCAGATTGATGATGCGGTGCAGTGTGACGGCGAAACCCTGGTCTTCAACCTGCCCAAGGTGGACCCGGCCTTCATCTCCAAGCTGGCCTACACGGGCCAGGCCATCGTGGACTCCAAGCACGCCAAGGAAATCGGTGAGTGGGACGGCACCGAAGCGACCTGGAAGGATGCCGTGGGCGCCGACCTGGCACAGAGCGCGCTGGCCAAAGACCCCAGCGGCACTGGTCCTTACCAGCTGGTGAGTGCCGATGCCAACACCATGACCTTTAAGGCCTTCGACGGGTACTGGGGCGGTGCGGCTCCCATCAAGAACGTGGTGCGCCAGCTGGTGCCCGAAGAAGCCAGCCGCGTACAGGCTTTCCTGAACGGCGACGCTGACCGGGTGGAATTCCCCAGCCGCGAAGTGATTGATACCCAGGTGAAGGGCCAGCCGGGTGTGATTGTGGAAGACGACGTCCCTGCTCTGGGTGCCTACGCCTTCCTGATGAACATGAACCTGGAAGGCAGCACCAATATCGGCAGCGGCAAGTGGGGCGACGGTGTGCCCACCAACTTCTTCCAGGACGCCAACATGCGTAAGTGCTTCGTGAATGCCTTCAACTACGACCAGTACATCGAGCAGGTGCAGCTGGGTAAAGGTCAGAAGCGCAACTTCATGCTGCCCCCCGAGTTCATGGGCTATGACGAGAGCATTGCGCCGGCCAACTACGATATGGCCGCGGCCGAAGAAGCTTGTAAAGCTGCCCACGGTGGCGCCGCCTGGGAGAACGGCTTTACTGTGAATGCGGCTTACCGTGAAGGTAGCAAGTCCATGCAGACCGCCCTGGAAATCCTCAAGCAGAACATTGAGCAGCTGAACCCCAAGTTCAAGATCAACGTGGTGGGCAAGCAGTGGAGCGAGATTATCGACCAGAAGAACAAGGAAGTCATCGTGTACGGCGGCTGGGCACCGGATTACGCCGACCCGGACAACTTCGTGCACACCATGTACCACTCCGAGGGCTACTACGCTCCCCGCAGCGGTATCAAGGACGCCGAGATTGACAAGTGGATTGATGAAGCCCGCAGCACCACCGACGTGGAGAAGCGTAAGGCCCTGTACAAGCAGGTGGCTCAGAAAGCCATGGACGAGTCTTACTTCATCATCCTGCCAGTGGCAGTAAGTCAGAACGTCTACCGTGACAACCTGCAGGGCAAGACCAAGGACAAGGAGAATCCTATGCTGGCCGGTGGCTGGCGCTGGAAGGACCTGAGCAAGACCCAGTAA
- a CDS encoding ABC transporter substrate-binding protein: protein MKRIFALTTLALALAACDTKTTTTTETTSGAATTSEATASGTAAPASGAATVSAAGKADTLVIQRSSDIPTTDPGTSYDTASGEVLENVYETLVTYKGSSTTELEGVLATEWKEEDGGKRYTFTLRPDVKFHSGNPFTCADAEYTFQRNLITNTADSGNWFLSESLLGTGANAKDDKNVTWDKIDAAVQCDGETLVFNLPKSDPAFLSKLAYTGQSIVDSKHAKEVGEWDGTGDTMMEHVGVDLTGSPLAKDPSGTGPYQIVSNDSTGITLKAFDGYWGGAPAIKNVVLSIVPEQSSRIQAFLNGDADLIESGGREVVETQLAGQPGVKTVDGLESLGTFGFTMNQDLEGSPNLGSGTWGDGLPANFFQDENMRKCFASAFDYQAYIEQVQMGKGEQLNTMLPKSFLGYDESLPVPQYDMAAAEEACKAAHGGQAWENGFTLNAAYREGSKTMQTALEILKMNLEGMNPKFKVNIQPLQWSEVISKADEQPMIYVGWSPDYGDPDNFIRTFYHSQGYYHGRAGFTEPELDKLIDQARNTTDEAQRKALYSQIAQLAAQKNLYLQLPTPTDVVAVHDNLQGATLEGYNAMNSGTWLWKNLSKTQ from the coding sequence ATGAAGAGAATTTTCGCCCTGACCACCCTGGCGCTGGCCCTGGCCGCCTGTGACACCAAAACCACCACGACCACCGAGACCACCTCGGGTGCGGCGACTACCTCCGAGGCAACGGCGTCCGGCACGGCCGCTCCCGCTTCCGGCGCAGCGACGGTTTCGGCCGCCGGCAAGGCCGATACCCTGGTTATCCAGCGCTCCAGCGATATTCCTACCACCGACCCCGGCACCTCCTACGACACGGCTAGCGGCGAAGTGCTGGAAAATGTCTACGAAACCCTGGTCACCTACAAGGGCAGCTCCACCACCGAACTGGAGGGCGTGCTGGCCACCGAGTGGAAGGAAGAGGACGGCGGCAAGCGCTACACCTTCACCCTGCGTCCCGACGTGAAGTTCCACAGCGGCAACCCCTTCACCTGCGCCGACGCCGAGTACACCTTCCAGCGCAACCTGATCACCAACACCGCCGATTCCGGCAACTGGTTCCTGAGCGAGTCGCTGCTGGGCACCGGCGCCAATGCCAAGGACGACAAGAACGTCACCTGGGACAAGATCGACGCCGCCGTGCAGTGTGACGGCGAAACCCTGGTCTTCAACCTGCCCAAGTCCGACCCGGCGTTCCTGTCGAAGCTGGCCTACACCGGTCAGAGCATCGTGGACTCCAAGCACGCCAAGGAAGTGGGCGAGTGGGACGGCACCGGCGACACCATGATGGAGCACGTGGGCGTGGACCTGACCGGCAGCCCCCTGGCCAAGGACCCCAGCGGCACCGGCCCGTACCAGATTGTCAGCAACGACTCGACCGGCATCACCCTCAAAGCCTTTGACGGGTACTGGGGCGGCGCTCCTGCCATCAAGAACGTGGTGCTGAGCATCGTTCCCGAGCAGTCCAGCCGTATCCAGGCTTTCCTGAACGGCGACGCCGACCTGATTGAATCCGGCGGCCGTGAAGTGGTCGAAACCCAGCTGGCCGGTCAGCCGGGCGTGAAAACTGTGGACGGCCTGGAAAGCCTGGGCACCTTCGGCTTCACCATGAACCAGGACCTGGAAGGCAGCCCCAACCTGGGCAGTGGCACCTGGGGTGACGGCCTCCCCGCCAACTTCTTCCAGGATGAGAACATGCGCAAGTGCTTCGCCTCCGCCTTCGATTACCAGGCATACATCGAGCAGGTGCAGATGGGCAAGGGCGAGCAGCTGAACACCATGCTGCCCAAGTCCTTCCTGGGTTACGACGAGAGCCTGCCTGTGCCCCAGTACGACATGGCCGCTGCCGAGGAAGCCTGTAAGGCCGCTCACGGCGGTCAGGCCTGGGAAAACGGCTTCACCCTGAACGCCGCTTACCGCGAGGGCAGCAAGACCATGCAGACGGCCCTGGAAATCCTCAAGATGAACCTTGAAGGCATGAACCCCAAGTTCAAGGTGAACATCCAGCCGCTGCAGTGGAGCGAAGTGATCAGCAAGGCCGACGAGCAGCCGATGATTTACGTGGGTTGGTCGCCTGACTACGGGGACCCCGACAACTTCATCCGCACCTTCTACCACTCACAGGGCTACTACCACGGCCGCGCCGGCTTCACCGAGCCCGAGCTGGACAAGCTGATTGACCAGGCCCGCAACACCACCGACGAAGCCCAGCGCAAGGCGCTGTACAGCCAGATTGCGCAGCTGGCCGCTCAGAAGAACCTGTACCTGCAGCTGCCTACGCCGACCGACGTGGTTGCTGTACACGACAACCTGCAGGGCGCCACGCTCGAAGGCTACAACGCCATGAACAGTGGCACTTGGCTCTGGAAGAACCTGAGCAAGACCCAGTAA
- a CDS encoding Hsp33 family molecular chaperone HslO → MTDSAYTQSYLLRGIAAQGTLRVVAMDGTQIVEEARLRHNLSKTATAALGRSLIGAGLLAVVLGKNAGSRVALRIQGGGPIGWVVAEGTAGGEVGGTYQPGSVRGYVHEPGADLPPRESDGKLDVSGVVGKEGELAVTRLLDNAEPWTGSVELVSGEIAEDISTYLGRSEQIPNALLLGVYEEGGRVAVSGGLLIQAMPGVSDETLSRLEQNIAGIGLLTTSMREVGLLGTVQRALEGLEPQISEDAEPWAFKCRCSRERAASSLMFFDEAERQDMQNEGGQEVVCHWCNEKYFFQPEEIAGLELEAGENPAQA, encoded by the coding sequence ATGACCGATTCTGCCTATACCCAGTCCTACTTGCTGCGCGGAATTGCAGCGCAGGGAACCTTACGGGTGGTCGCCATGGACGGCACCCAAATCGTGGAAGAAGCGCGGCTGCGCCATAACCTCAGCAAGACCGCCACGGCCGCACTGGGCCGCAGCCTGATCGGCGCCGGGCTGCTGGCCGTCGTGCTGGGCAAGAACGCCGGCAGCCGGGTGGCCCTGCGGATTCAGGGCGGCGGCCCTATCGGCTGGGTGGTGGCCGAAGGCACTGCCGGCGGCGAAGTTGGCGGCACCTACCAGCCTGGCAGCGTGCGGGGCTACGTGCACGAGCCCGGCGCCGACCTGCCCCCCCGCGAGAGCGACGGCAAGCTGGACGTAAGCGGCGTGGTAGGCAAAGAGGGCGAACTGGCCGTGACCCGCCTGCTGGACAATGCCGAACCCTGGACCGGCAGCGTGGAGCTGGTCAGCGGCGAGATTGCCGAGGACATCAGCACCTATCTGGGCCGCAGCGAACAGATTCCCAACGCCCTGCTGCTGGGCGTGTACGAAGAAGGCGGCCGGGTGGCAGTCAGCGGCGGCCTGCTGATTCAGGCCATGCCCGGCGTGAGCGACGAGACCCTGTCCCGCCTGGAACAGAACATTGCCGGCATCGGCCTGCTGACCACTTCCATGCGCGAAGTGGGCCTGCTGGGCACCGTGCAGCGTGCGCTGGAAGGCCTGGAACCCCAGATCAGCGAGGACGCCGAGCCATGGGCCTTCAAATGCCGCTGCTCGCGCGAGCGGGCCGCCAGCAGCCTGATGTTCTTCGACGAGGCCGAGCGTCAGGACATGCAGAACGAGGGCGGCCAGGAAGTGGTTTGCCACTGGTGCAACGAAAAATACTTCTTCCAGCCCGAGGAAATCGCGGGGCTGGAACTGGAAGCCGGCGAGAACCCGGCTCAGGCCTGA
- a CDS encoding Na+/H+ antiporter family protein: MLNAVLVAVLVMLGLSLLRVHVVLSLLVSALLGGLLSGLGLPRTLEVFQEGLAGGAEIALSYALLGAFAVAIIESGVPRQLSAWLTGRLAATQGGTGAARLKWGLLLGLLSMSVMSQNLIPIHIAFIPMLIPPLLAVFNRLELDRRLLACVMTFGLVTTYMLLPYGFGEIFLGQILLGNIQKAGMDVSGVNVMQAMAIPALGMVAGLLLALFSYRRPRRYQDLSAVGAAEPDAVPAPSPFRTAVTLSAVVAAFAVQLLTDSLMIGALAGFAVFLATGILRLRDADGVFNRGIGLMAMIGFIMITAQGFAAVMQATGQIEPLVQATSDLFAGSRPLAALAMLLVGLLVTMGIGSSFSTLPIITAIYVPLCMGLGFSPLATVAIIGTAGALGDAGSPASDSTLGPTAGLNVDGQHDHIRDTVIPTFLHYNLPLLLAGWVAALVL, encoded by the coding sequence ATGCTAAATGCCGTACTGGTCGCCGTTCTGGTGATGTTGGGACTGTCGCTGCTGCGGGTCCATGTGGTGCTCAGCCTGCTGGTCAGTGCCCTGCTGGGTGGGCTGCTGAGCGGGCTGGGCCTGCCCCGAACACTGGAAGTGTTTCAAGAAGGGCTGGCTGGCGGCGCCGAAATTGCGCTGTCCTACGCCCTGCTGGGTGCGTTCGCCGTGGCGATTATCGAGTCGGGTGTGCCCCGGCAGCTCTCGGCGTGGCTGACCGGACGTCTGGCGGCCACCCAGGGCGGTACCGGCGCGGCCCGGCTGAAGTGGGGGCTGCTGCTGGGCCTGCTGTCCATGAGCGTCATGAGCCAGAACCTGATTCCTATCCACATCGCGTTTATTCCCATGCTGATTCCGCCGCTGCTGGCGGTCTTCAACCGGCTGGAGCTGGACCGTCGCCTGCTGGCCTGCGTGATGACTTTTGGCCTGGTGACCACCTACATGTTGTTGCCCTACGGCTTCGGAGAGATTTTCCTGGGGCAGATTCTGCTGGGCAACATCCAGAAAGCCGGCATGGACGTGAGCGGTGTGAACGTGATGCAGGCCATGGCCATTCCGGCGCTGGGCATGGTGGCCGGGCTGCTGCTGGCCCTGTTCAGCTACCGCCGGCCCCGCCGCTACCAGGACCTGAGCGCCGTAGGCGCGGCCGAGCCGGACGCCGTCCCTGCCCCGTCTCCCTTCCGCACGGCGGTCACGCTGAGCGCTGTCGTCGCCGCTTTCGCTGTGCAGCTGCTGACCGACTCGCTGATGATCGGCGCGCTGGCTGGCTTCGCCGTCTTTCTGGCCACCGGCATCCTGCGCCTGCGCGACGCTGACGGCGTATTCAACCGTGGCATCGGCCTGATGGCGATGATCGGCTTCATCATGATCACGGCCCAGGGGTTCGCCGCCGTGATGCAGGCCACCGGCCAGATCGAGCCGCTGGTGCAGGCCACTTCCGACCTGTTCGCGGGCAGCCGGCCCCTGGCGGCCTTGGCCATGTTGCTGGTGGGGCTGCTGGTCACCATGGGGATCGGCAGCTCGTTCTCTACCCTGCCCATCATCACGGCCATTTATGTGCCGCTGTGCATGGGCCTGGGCTTTTCGCCGCTGGCGACCGTGGCGATTATCGGCACTGCCGGAGCGCTGGGCGACGCCGGGTCACCGGCTTCCGACAGCACCCTGGGCCCCACCGCCGGCCTGAATGTGGACGGCCAACACGACCATATCCGCGACACGGTGATTCCCACCTTCTTGCACTACAACCTGCCGCTGCTGCTGGCCGGCTGGGTAGCGGCCCTGGTGCTCTGA
- the pyrF gene encoding orotidine-5'-phosphate decarboxylase yields the protein MQTPFAAAVTERTRTLNTRLCVGLDPRLSEYQDAAHLRQHTLDVLEATAPYAAAVKPQLAFYEALGLEGMQILEEVCAAARLLGLPVILDAKRGDIGSTAEAYAQGWLTGRHAGAALTVNPFLGFQTLQPFVQAARENGGGVFVLVKTSNPDQADLQGEGRGGTSISERVAAEVARLGAEEDGEYASVGAVVGATHPADLPHFRALMPRALLLLPGLGAQGAKASDLAGAFHAGGTGALVSASRGVQYAAGLDVAAARTAARDFRDELNAALQ from the coding sequence ATGCAAACCCCATTCGCCGCCGCCGTCACCGAACGCACCCGCACGCTGAATACCCGCCTGTGTGTGGGCCTTGACCCTCGCCTGAGCGAGTATCAGGACGCGGCGCACCTGCGCCAGCACACGCTGGACGTGCTGGAAGCCACTGCGCCCTACGCTGCCGCTGTCAAGCCGCAACTGGCCTTTTACGAGGCGCTGGGCTTGGAAGGGATGCAGATTCTGGAAGAGGTCTGCGCGGCGGCCCGTTTGCTGGGCTTGCCCGTGATTTTGGATGCCAAGCGTGGTGACATCGGCTCTACCGCCGAAGCCTATGCCCAGGGCTGGCTGACCGGGCGGCACGCGGGCGCAGCGCTGACGGTCAATCCGTTTTTGGGCTTCCAGACGCTGCAACCCTTCGTGCAGGCAGCGCGGGAAAATGGCGGCGGCGTATTCGTACTCGTCAAGACCTCCAACCCTGACCAGGCCGACTTGCAGGGTGAGGGACGCGGCGGCACGAGCATCAGCGAGCGGGTGGCGGCTGAAGTAGCCCGCCTCGGTGCCGAGGAAGACGGCGAATACGCCAGCGTGGGCGCAGTGGTAGGCGCGACCCACCCCGCTGACCTGCCGCACTTCCGCGCCCTGATGCCGCGTGCGCTGCTGCTGCTGCCTGGGCTGGGCGCACAGGGAGCCAAAGCGAGTGACCTGGCCGGGGCGTTCCACGCGGGCGGCACGGGTGCCCTGGTCAGCGCCAGCCGTGGCGTGCAGTACGCGGCCGGGCTGGACGTGGCCGCTGCCCGTACGGCCGCCCGCGACTTTCGGGATGAACTGAACGCAGCGCTGCAGTAA